The stretch of DNA CTCATTTAGATCGGTAGcagtaatttaattatttattctctTGTGTGACTAATTACATAATTGTCGTAATCATAAAATCCTAATTCTAAAATCTATACAGAAATGACGATAATTCACCCTTTATTCTTGTTCTATTTACAGATTCCTTAAAGTAAGTTGTTTATGATCATTCTATAcatgtaaataaataagttataatttGTATCTAAGCTTTTGAAATtcctaaaaatttatatatttaatcttaatttGAAAGCAGACATATCAATTATTCAATTacctttttaatatattttattgttgaattGAATAATGTAAAAGTATAATCAAAGGCGACGCCTCGTTTAAGGATGGATAGCTAAGGCTACCAAAACAgttgatatattatatatttaactatcttgatatatatttgattatcacaaacaaattaatttatcaaaaattagTCTGAAGAGATATTACATTggtttataataaaaataaaaataaaaagttgcaCAAGTCtattatttgttataaattttttaataagacttatttatttaatatacttttaagGTTTTACGAACAAGCACTTTAACGGTGCTTAACGAAAGATTGCTTTAAGAAaaagtttttctgaatataATACATTATATGATTCTTTTACGTGATCATTTTAacactttaaattatttacaaatattttggtTAGTCCTCCACTCTATCGTTAAAATTCTTCTCATTGGAAGAATGAATTCACGTGTGTGtgtatatacacacacacacggTTGCGGCTTGTGCCCAAGAGCAACAAGTTAAAGCTGAACAATGAGTCTTTTCTTTAAAAAAGATAACCGTAGAATAAAGCCTCAGATTAAGTATTAAGAACGAGATTCAAGAATAAATCGCTAGTAACAAATACTCTTCCAAATTATAACACTAACATCTgtctataaataataaataatttactaaTTACAAGTATTTATGCAATTTATCTTGTGCAaatcaaatgaataaatacaatgcagaataacataaaaatcaaactacAAAGCAAAGTACCATCATGCCAAGTACATGGTAGACGATTAAAAAAATGTACACGTGAGAAAAAATATTCACTAATTATCTGCACCGTCCAACGGAAACGTTCCAAATTGCATTTCCCATCACTATGTTCATCTATGCGTTATGGTTGTATGTACAACACCTTGCTAAGCACTTTGTTCAACCTGCAGGCAATATAAACAGTTGAAAcagatattattttaaaaattatccatGCATGTAATAAGGACTAAAAATCTATGTGGGTTCAATTGCACTCTACATGATTGCACAGGTATACTATACAAGTAGCTGATCCGGAACCAGAATGGAAtaactctaataaaaaaattaaggcaCAGGGATAGCATAATTCCTTTGTTGTTGCACAAAGCAAAATTTTATGGGGGAATCAGATAGTTTCTTACCTTGTTCTCCTCTTTCATCGAAGTAATCATTATCAAAATCTAGGAAAGCTATATCCAGTACATCTGTCAAACAAGAAGCTGAACCATTACCACGGATGATAAATCCAAACTAACCTTTGTTACTTGAGCATACATTTGTATATTAAAAACTAAGAAAAAgggtaaaaaaaaacattttattaaaacacACATCGATCCACATAAATACGAGAGGACATACCAGAACCCATAGGAAAAAGATCGGCCACATCGGGAACACTAAACTTTCTAGACATCTGTTCCAAACATCCATTTGAAGAAGTGTTTGGAAAATCCAGAACTGCCTCAGTCACATCATGTGAGTTGTATTCAACATAagtgaatggtgtagctgaagcATCAACGACAGTTGGGTTAGCCTCCAAGAAATTTCCATTAGACATCTGTCCTAAAAATACATTTGAAGAAGTGTTTGGAAGATCCAAGAATGTGTCATTCACATAAAGCGAGGTGGATTTGAGATTAGTTAATAGCATAGCTGAAGCATCACTGATGGTTGGGTTAGCCTCTAGGACATTTCCGTTAGACATTTGTCCCAAAAATCCATTTGAAGAAGTGTTTGGAAGATCAAAGAATGTGTCATTCACATAAAGTGAGTTGAATTCAGGATTAGTGAATAACATAGCTGAAGCATCACCGACGGTTGGGCTAGCCTCTAGGACATTTCCATTAGACATTTGTCCCAAAAATCCATTTGAACAAGTGTTTGAAAGATCCAGGAATGTGTCATTCACACAAAGTGAGTTGGATTCATGATTAGTGAATAGCATAGCTGAAGCATCACCAACAGTTGGGCTAGCCTCCAGGACATTTCCATTGGACATTTGTCCCAAAAACCCATTTGAAGTTTTTGGAAGATTCAGGATTGTGTCATTCACATAAAGAGAGTTGGATTCAGGATTAGTGAATAGGATAGCTGAAGTATCACTGACAATTGGGTTGGCCTCAAGCACATTTCCATCAACGCCAAACATGTGAGGAGAACAACTTGAACATCTAGGTTCTGATCTATTCATCCCCCCATGGATTCCTTGTTGCAGAGCCGTGTTTGAGTTACAAGTATAAGGCATGCTCATAACATGTCCTTGGGTCGACATATCGGACATATCAACCATCACATTCATACTTGGGCTGAATGATGACCCACCGTTATTGAACACCTTAGATAAACTGGATTGCACACGACGTTGCATATTTTCTGGGTTCAAACGAATTTTCTCAGCATCATAACACGATGGATTCTCAGTAACTGTAAAATAAAGTGACATTTAGAGCCAAAATACAAAAGATTGCAAATGAACTTTCAATACCAAGCTTAGATGATAAAGCAGGTAACTTCACCCCTTAGATATATGTTTATCCCATTAACAACTACATCTTTTTATCATGTCTCTTTAACAACTACTCCTTTCAGAATGATAGAAGTTAAAAAGAATACAAGcagaaaaagaaacaattattttatggtGGTCTCTTTCAACTTCCTGATATCACACCATTCGAACAGAAGAAAACCCCACTTACCAGTGTTTAAACTAACAAAAACTGCATAACTAGATGCATCTTAGTGTGAGAAACAACGACCAGGATATTATgcaatggaaaaataaataggTGCATCTAAGTGTGAGAAAATATGAAGAAACACTCCAACAGACTTGATACTGTGGAAAAAAATCAAGCCCAAAAGGATGAAAACAATATTCGTGGAGATAGAAACTTACTAGTTGGGATATGTGGTCCATCGGAATTGGGTAATGATGGAGTTGCATGATAATTTAATCCATTAGAGGTAGGTGGCAATGCAACTTTAATTTTCTGCTTCAACATCAATCTTTGATAATAAACTTGGAAGAACTCTACATTATGTTTTTCAAGCCTTTTGCCAAACTGAAAAATGAGGGGGAAAAAGAAACTTAGTTATAGAGAACACATTAGGATGGGTACAAAGCCAGGCAACTGTTGCTTTTCAATTCCAAAGCTAATCAGCAGAACAATACAACAATGTTAAATAGCAACAAGGATTACAAACCTAATAATTACTACTGTGGTTTTTATAAGAACCAAGATGGATAAAGCACAAATGACAATCAAAACTATGATTCCATTGttgatagtttattttttttccttaaaaggGCAATCCCAATATTAAACCATAGTAATTATAAAGAGAATATAGCAAGAATAAATGAGCCAACTGGGTCAATGACAATAATGTGAgtgatattaaataaaaaataatttaaacatgtAATAGTTCTGGAATCATGATCCTAATAGTATCTAATCCAGGAATGTCTTTTTGGCCATTGATTGAAGTCACAAAATTAAGCAAACAAACTAGTTTCTTTATTCTATAATTGTAGGCATTCAAAATACTTCAGTTTCTTTAATTAGAAGTATTAATGAAGTAAAATGTTGCTTATTTTTGAAGTATCAACTGAACAAGAGTGCTTTCAATTTTTAGTATCTTTTAAGTAAAATGAGAATGGGAATATTACCGAACAAACAATCATGAACAAGAGTGCTTAAATATATACAAGGTTCTTCTAAATATCAagtcttttgacattttttgcACAACAGCATCCCATAAAGAAGTGGTTTGAGATATTTTCCCATAACAGTGGCTCAATATACACAGGGGTTGATGTAAGATTTCAAGAACAGCCAACTTAACCAAATGAACTAGAAACAGCATCATCACCAATGTTTCTACTAAGAATCTTTTCTGaaggaaaataatttttcaaactttATTATGTCATAAACCTACAAAATCTGTTATTAAGTCCTAGCAGTGTGGCTAAAGCTGAGTGAAACTGTCTAACTATAAAGCGAAGACAAGAATATAATAGAATGTGTGATAACATTTCAAGCACATGATAAaacatgtataaaaaaataagggATGATAAACATGATCCCATGACCATCCTATAGCATATGTAAGGGAAAAGAGACCCCTTCAAAGTGATGCTAATAATTCTAAATTCCAACTACTACACAACTATCAAATTTCTAATTTCTCAATTTCTTCTAAAACTTGTCAGTTATACGGGTTGGGGAGGACGGCGGACACAAACTAAACTAATTTCCCCAATGTTGTACTGAAATTGTATGGTTAAGCTTTGCACATGATAAAAGATAGCTATATTTTATCAAGACCTTAATCAGATTTCAAGAATGTATGCTTTATTCAGAATAGTAAGTTAGACAATCATGACTATAAGTAAAGTGTCTATAATCAAATGAATAATATTACAAAATCTATCaactaaaatttcaatcatgttagaTACTAAAGAATAATCAAAAGTCTAAGGCCAAGTGAAGGTGAGGTAAAATAAGAGTGACAAAAAACAGGAAAAGAAATTCATTACCTAGTTTAGTGATTTCAGGTTTTACTTTTGCTTGTTTTAGTAAAGTGTCATTTACTTCTTCCGGGCTCATATGCTGCTCTAGGCATAACTTGATGAGCTGTTGCAGCTGTAATGAGGCAAGTAAACCAAATATTGATGTAAAGGTGAATTGAACAGATGACCAAATATTGAAGAGATTTGGAAGGGGGGAGGAGGGGGGGAGGGAGAACAAAACTACTCAACAGTGATGATTTCAATTCAAATTGAAATGTTGAGAAATCAAAACACATAGTAACTACTAATCCTTAGGTAAACTTAACAATTCGTAATAATGTCCCTAactagattaaaaataaaaacctcaTGTATAAAAATCCCAAACAACATAAAACTCTAAATATCCAAGCTAATAACTAATAGCCTAATAATCACCAGAGCAATTTCTCAATCCATACAAATTTcacatttttctcaaaatactaaaaatatcaatacaCCTTAATGACATTCCATTACTTTtcataaagaaaacaaaatatcaaaatgaacctaaaaaataaaacaggTAAAGAATCTAAAGATAATTACATAGTTTATTTTGGCAGTTAACAAACGATTATATTCTAATACAACAATTAAGAAATACGAACAAAGAACACTTCACATATTGACATGCAAGCGGAGTGCATCAAATCATTAAAGAAAGCTTAATTAATTACCTGATCAACAAGTTTAGAAATACTAGCATGGTTCACAGGTCCCCTAGCCATATCGCAAATTTGAGAGAAACTGGAGACATAAATTAAGCAGGGAACACAATTAGTAACAAAAAGAGAAGTAAAAGTCTCAGAAAacttaaagagaaaaaaaaaagaaaaaaaaaaacacaaaagtaaaaatttaaatcaatcaGAAACAGTAGCGGATCTTCTCGGGAGCTTGCATGGACCACGGCATcatctatatttttaaatttttttatacatataataatgatatattatcaattatttcttttatatatataataagatagattatcaaaataatagtgataaattattaaaatatcctCAAACCATATAGGTTTTGAGAAACCTACATCATATTTCGGCTCTCCCTCTCTTagaatttatactaataaaattaatacaagcTTGTATATAGATAAACTATTGAAGGATATATTAACTAATTTCGAACAGACAAACTCTAACACCTTAACTATTAGTAGATTTTTACATGTTAACCattgatatataatatagtaATATTCTAATACAACAATTAAGAAATACGAACAAAGAACACTTCACATATTGACATGCAAGCGGAGTGCATCAAATCATTAAAGAAAGCTTAATTAATTACCTGATCAACAAGTTTAGAAATACTAGCATGGTTCACAGGTCCCCTAGCCATATCGCAAATTTGAGAGAAACTGGAGACATAAATTAAGCAGGGAACACAATTAGTAACAAAAAGAGAAGTAAAAGTCTCAGAAAacttaaagagaaaaaaaaaagaaaaaaaaaaacacaaaagtaaaaatttaaatcaatcaGAAACAGTAGCGGATCTTCTCGGGAGCTTGCATGGACCACGGCATcatctatatttttaaatttttttatacatataataatgatatattatcaattatttcttttatatatataataagatagattatcaaaataatagtgataaattattaaaatatcctCAAACCATATAGGTTTTGAGAAACCTACATCATATTTCGGCTCTCCCTCTCTTagaatttatactaataaaattaatacaagcTTGTATATAGATAAACTATTGAAGGATATATTAACTAATTTCGAACAGACAAACTCTAACACCTTAACTATTAGTAGATTTTTACATGTTAACCattgatatataatatagtaTGATACtgttttttaattgttaattgttttaattaatatgtgtattttttagGAGTGACACTAAGAAAATTAATGCGTTTTTCAAGGAGAAAGTTTtcgacaaaaatgaaaattgtaaaataaatatattgtatttGATTAAATTGAGTGAAGTTCTAAAAATTGTGTGAATTGCGTGACCtgtgaaaattataaaacttgtgagaattaaaattttaattttttcaacttGTCTACCAAGTATTAAATAtgtgaaactctaaaaaaaaaaactatagaatttttaataatttcaattataatattttagttaatatttatcCCTCCCGTCTCCCATATTTTGTACAATATCTGCACCGATCAGAAACAACACTCATGGTGAAAAGAAGAATGCAGAACAGAGCAAACAATGTACGTAGAATCTTATATCTAAATGTAACAAATTCAAGAGTCCCACTTCTATAATGAGACAAACCATAAAAACtgaaaaaacaataaaagaaaaacgaaaacaGAAAGAAggtttactttttcttttttatttgaagaaagAAGATTTACTGACTGAATGCTGACTAAGAAAGTACGGAGGAGGAAGTTGTTTGATGACTAAAtgctgtgttttttttttactttatactAGCTATATTTAAAGGGACACAAATTTGCGGTGaacatttaaaaacaaaatcaatttaagaTTCTATTTTGACGagaaaatcaattttagatatttgatttaaattaaagatttaacattaaatatcataatgaaatatagggattttttatataaatttgttgagattagttttataaaagaaatcttatttaagattttaaatcaaaatgtattcaaataaaaataaaatatttaggtgaataagtaaaaatacaaaatcCACAATGAAGAATACACAATCCAAATgcttcattaaaaaatatgtaaaatttaaataatataaaccgataaaaataacctaattttagaaattttaaaaaatattaagtgttACTACTACAATTACAACAAcacgaaaagaaaaaaaaaggagaaacaTTTGCagctaaaataataattaataaaaagaactaaaattagaAAGTGATATTTAGCATACCGGCATGAATCGCTTTGCTTGCATCGGATTTCAAAAAGGAAGAATAAGAACTGCGGTTAGTCTGTACAGTCCCATTTTCAACGGTGGCGACATTTTTGTCGGCGTCTAGACGCCGTGGCGGGATCAACAGGTGATGCAACGGCGGGCACTGGAGGAGCCCCAGCGGCAGGGTTACCGGTACCTTCATAAGGCCACGAAGCAGCGAGTGTTGGGAAATGACGCTGCGGAGGTTGTTGAAAGAAGGAAGAGATGCGAAATCGGGATCGGAACAATAGTCGAAAGTGAAGACGCGGTGGAAACTTGAAACGACCACAAACATAGCCGTTTCAACCAAATGAATATGAATATCCTTGAATTAGTAGCTGAACtagattttaaatttgtattttacctTTAATACAAAAACTGAAACAATCTTCAAATTTGCCTAGTAGACCTCGAGCAATGTCCCAATTGTAGGTTAGATCCCTTTAATTCAACCCTTATTAAATTGTCACTACTTCATGCTCTCTTCACTCTCTTTCTCCCTAACATAATCCCTTCATCTCACAATGGTCCCAATTATGCTATTTGTCTTAAAAATATAGTCACTTATAGTATCTAAagcaattttatttgtttttttcttctaattatcTATACCATGCGTCACttccaaattattattatttattttacaattttatattaaaaataatttaataaaattattaataccgTACGACATAGTTaaatataataactattttaaaatgaaaaacaatttatttaaaaaaatgtttcattAGAATtacattttgattttaattaattgatttttgtaaTTGTAACTCTAATTCATATTAGATACACCGGTAATGTTGACATCGTTGAGTCATATATTTTCTATAATAACTTAGTTCGAATGTATAGTAtcaattttatatgtatttattagtGGTATTTATTAACTCATATGGAGTAAcactaataatattttacaagtaATATTCATTGAGGAATTTAAACTCGTTATTTAAAAGTTacatgattaaattattttcaaagctATAGAGAAGGGTGGTCCTAGGCTTCAAATATTTTAGTTGTgtactaatataatatttaattttagtttatgcaatttttttttgtctttaaatgaaacaataaaaaaataaaaaataatgtaaaactgtaaattttttagtataaatttaaacataatatataattCAATATTATCGGTATTTGACGattaaattagattttaaattaacttatataattttatctcttcgattttattttttacaggCAACATATACTTAATAGACAAAACCATTAATGATATAAGACAATAATATGCAAGTATTCACAAAAAGACCAATTAAACAATATTTGAGACAttgacatattaattaaaattaaaatactattaaagtAATGTatacaaaaattttattttattttttactaagtaATGCATTTGTATTATTGGTCTATCTAATCTCGAGTTATTTACTAATTCTGACTACAAATTTTATGACTGAATTAACacataaaatataagataataatatataaaatttattcaaaataataatcaatattgtaaaaactaaaatcctaattaaattaatcaattatgCATGAGAAGATGATATAGATGCATCGCTTATCCAATATCTCTGtatattggattaatatatatatatatatatatatatatatatattattttataaattaataatttttgtcaaaactaacatattttaaaatattaatttacaaGATCTTTTTTTACACGGACTTATAAGATATTATTGTTCATaaaatgttttctttttatagTAACTTAAAGAAATTCAACAACATATTACACCTAAGTAGTCCTCCGATAACTCTATCTTTCGATTTGGTTTTAGCTACAttgttcttcattttatatCATTGTCATAATCATAAGGGTTAGAAGGACCTTGTCATAGACAATTGAATATGTCACGTACTTATCTAGCAAAAAGATTATCTTTTTTCATTcgaatttttgatattttttttaatcaatctttcgTCTTGAAATTTAACCGATTTGattcaccaaaaataaaaaacataacagAATCTTATATCTaagtcacaattttttttttctcttcttattttcaactattttattttatcttttatctaaatttaaaataaaaatcattaaattataGTTTAACTAACAATTGTGTcgatattattaagttaaatgtattgttttaaaatttgcaAATTTGCAATTgtgtataaattttataataatatttatcatatattttataacttatattatttcttatcaatttatttattctatatCTATCAATTAATTGTACCTCTAATTTTACACTTTCCCATATAGGTGTTCATAGAGTCAAAGACAATTGGAAAGGGGCCGGAGTggatattttgtttaatatttattattactattttcgaCTCTGTTTCGTTAATTTTTGGATTACACTGAGTGAAGGTCCTTGAAACTCATGTTGACTAGTAGTAAGGAGTGACAAATAATGATTCTCTTCTCAATTTTGATCTATTTTGCCATCTAATCCGCTTGAAATAAAGAGAAGCGGGTTAACTTTAGTAGGTAGATAGAAATTCCCAATCCACTTATCTATTGACAGACCGACAAGTTaacgtaaaaaaataaatgtgcttatttttaaatgagttgtcgtgtaaaaaaataactttaaaagtAGTCCTATTATTTTCAATGTATTTCAATCATTACACAAATAATCATATTCTAGATTTATTTGGTTGCAACAAAAAAATGCATCAATAAatgtagaaaaaataaaaaattaaaagaaagaaatagatttttaaattgaCCCGACGAGCCAATACACTTCATTACGGTCCATTTCTCAATGAATTAAGTAGGATGAACCAACTTGAGAGCAGGGtccaaaaattataagttaaatAGTTGGCATGAAAGACTCAAACCCACGAGCCAATCTACATCATAACTGCCTTATTTTTGTGGATTTTAATGTTTAAGAATTTTGGAATTTTGggatatttaaattttgagaaaGAAAGTAAATAGAGTTCTAAAGTTATACTATTTGTCGGACAATATAAGGACCATTTTGTTGTAACTTAAATCGTTTAACGGTTACAATTTTGAGTCACGAATTAAtgatttacttttaaattttctttaaattaattatcttctaaaaaaattgtaaaaatcttttaaattttttgttatgaaaaactaactataaatttgaaaataatatatccagagttgaaaatttaattaaatataattattactttaaaaatgaacaatttcaaatttaaacttAGAATCCGTATATCATATCTCTGCAACTTCTAGTTGAAATATACTTATGTAATCAAACtcgatttattttaattatagtaAATTAAGATTGATAAAATCATAAAGTATTACGAAAAATACCTTTTCAAAAGGAGAGAcacatatttcacaaaatatcATTATCAACATGTTTTTCACataattttttcaacaaaattaattgATGACTGTTGGTTAAGAAGGGAAGTATTAAAAGCTCATTCatgatttattattcatttttttcttcatttttatatatgtttcatGAAAACAAAATTGGAAGGGAATATTTTCAGGAAATGTTTACAGAGAACAACTCTACACTACATCTATAGAGCCTATATTAACCAACGccaaaagttaatatttttatattaaaaaaaaaaagttaaataagaattacacaatgaaattgaagaaaattattTGGCAAATATATATACATCATACAACAGTGGCTATACCAGTACTGTATCTTGGTCTTGTTCTGTCAGTCTCAGGTGAAGAAAGTCCTTGTTCAATACTCTTTCTCTTGTTATTGGTGGTTCCTTGTTGTACTGATTGTTGTTGTGTCTGTGAATGTGATTCTGAATCTGGCTGTTGAATTTCTGAGTTTTCAACCTTTTCTTCTGTTTCTTGTTTTTGATCTTTCAATTTGGTTTTCTTCATGTGAGGTTTAAGTCTATTTAAATCTGATAGCCTTACTGGTTTCAAGAAAAATTCTTCTGCACCTTCCTCTAAGCATCTGTTAACATTTGATAGCTTaatcagatttttttttgttataaaaaatctctaaattagaaaaattaaagtaaaatgaaatatttatgaatTTGGATCTTTTGATGTCGCAATTGTATGCAATTGTGTAGTCAACACATCGAGAATTGTCTAATCTAAAATCAGACGGTTTATAAATAAAGTAGATCTTAATTTCTAAACCGTATGATCTCTGATGTACTATCTACACAATTACATGCATTTGTGGCTGTCGGAAAATCCAAATCCAATATTTATTTCCATGAATTATTGTTACCTATTAATCCTTGAAGGCACATTCTCAGATGACATAATCACCACTGGTATGTTTCTCAATGATGTTGATTCCTGCAATATCAGAGAGAATGCTATAAAGTTTTAAAGTCTTTGGTTTCAGGTGGAATAATGAAACacataattttcatatattctCAAACAGTTTCTTAACTCAAAATCAAATCTAGTTACTATTTACAAAAGTATGCCTTTTTTGGAAACATAATCTTTGGTGACTTATTGAACCTGATTTGTTTTTTTGGGTGGAAAACTCAAAAGCATTCAGGAAAATTATTCCAGAAGTTTATACTTTTGATATTTCAGGTAAAAAATAAATCTAGTCGAAGTTGACAAAATTGtaagcaacaaaaaaattaaaatgaatgcATAGAAATTTTAGCCTctgtttgaaaa from Cicer arietinum cultivar CDC Frontier isolate Library 1 chromosome 3, Cicar.CDCFrontier_v2.0, whole genome shotgun sequence encodes:
- the LOC101511202 gene encoding uncharacterized protein isoform X2 produces the protein MLKQKIKVALPPTSNGLNYHATPSLPNSDGPHIPTKNMQRRVQSSLSKVFNNGGSSFSPSMNVMVDMSDMSTQGHVMSMPYTCNSNTALQQGIHGGMNRSEPRCSSCSPHMFGVDGNVLEANPIVSDTSAILFTNPESNSLYVNDTILNLPKTSNGFLGQMSNGNVLEASPTVGDASAMLFTNHESNSLCVNDTFLDLSNTCSNGFLGQMSNGNVLEASPTVGDASAMLFTNPEFNSLYVNDTFFDLPNTSSNGFLGQMSNGNVLEANPTISDASAMLLTNLKSTSLYVNDTFLDLPNTSSNVFLGQMSNGNFLEANPTVVDASATPFTYVEYNSHDVTEAVLDFPNTSSNGCLEQMSRKFSVPDVADLFPMGSDVLDIAFLDFDNDYFDERGEQG
- the LOC101511954 gene encoding two-component response regulator ARR9, with amino-acid sequence MVMAAAESQFHVLAVDDSIIDRTLIERLLKTSSYQVTTVDSGSKALEFLGLCENNETNPNTPCVSPSNHQEVEVNLVITDYCMPGMTGYDLLKKIKESTSLRNIPVVIMSSENVPSRINRCLEEGAEEFFLKPVRLSDLNRLKPHMKKTKLKDQKQETEEKVENSEIQQPDSESHSQTQQQSVQQGTTNNKRKSIEQGLSSPETDRTRPRYSTGIATVV
- the LOC101511202 gene encoding uncharacterized protein isoform X1; protein product: MLKQKIKVALPPTSNGLNYHATPSLPNSDGPHIPTITENPSCYDAEKIRLNPENMQRRVQSSLSKVFNNGGSSFSPSMNVMVDMSDMSTQGHVMSMPYTCNSNTALQQGIHGGMNRSEPRCSSCSPHMFGVDGNVLEANPIVSDTSAILFTNPESNSLYVNDTILNLPKTSNGFLGQMSNGNVLEASPTVGDASAMLFTNHESNSLCVNDTFLDLSNTCSNGFLGQMSNGNVLEASPTVGDASAMLFTNPEFNSLYVNDTFFDLPNTSSNGFLGQMSNGNVLEANPTISDASAMLLTNLKSTSLYVNDTFLDLPNTSSNVFLGQMSNGNFLEANPTVVDASATPFTYVEYNSHDVTEAVLDFPNTSSNGCLEQMSRKFSVPDVADLFPMGSDVLDIAFLDFDNDYFDERGEQG